In Streptomyces sp. NBC_00483, a single window of DNA contains:
- a CDS encoding TetR/AcrR family transcriptional regulator has product MPTDTTRAALLDAAERLFLDKGYEQVSVRAVNAAAGMNPAAVHYHFGTKEDLVAALLQSRLGPLWAQPLADVERRTADRETPRVEDFVDVLVRPLDELTRTPHGRMLLHLLARVLLSRRELPFDERWFGHRPWRQLLCAARPDLSRAQAGHRLRMTFDLLLQLYGEPQLATAELGGTPRPPAEAVIAFVTAGLNAPQ; this is encoded by the coding sequence ATGCCCACCGACACCACGCGGGCGGCACTGCTCGACGCCGCCGAACGGCTCTTCCTCGACAAGGGATACGAGCAGGTGTCGGTCCGTGCGGTCAACGCGGCGGCGGGCATGAACCCGGCCGCGGTCCACTACCACTTCGGCACCAAGGAAGACCTGGTCGCCGCGCTGCTGCAGAGCCGGCTCGGCCCGCTGTGGGCGCAGCCGCTCGCTGACGTGGAGCGCAGGACGGCCGACAGAGAGACGCCGCGCGTCGAGGATTTCGTCGACGTACTCGTGCGTCCGCTCGACGAGCTGACCCGGACCCCGCACGGCCGCATGCTGCTGCACCTGCTCGCCCGCGTCCTGCTGAGCCGCCGTGAACTTCCCTTCGACGAGCGGTGGTTCGGGCACCGGCCGTGGCGCCAGCTGCTGTGTGCCGCGCGGCCCGACCTCTCCCGGGCGCAGGCCGGGCACCGCCTGCGCATGACGTTCGACCTGCTGCTCCAGCTCTACGGGGAGCCACAGTTGGCCACCGCCGAGTTGGGCGGCACGCCCCGGCCTCCGGCGGAGGCGGTCATTGCCTTCGTCACGGCGGGCCTGAACGCCCCACAGTGA
- the malX gene encoding maltose/glucose-specific PTS transporter subunit IIBC — translation MQKTKAALWEFLQSLGKTFMLPVALLAFCGIMLGIGSSLSSDAVTGNLTFLQGQGFHLVFTWMANTGQVAFQFLPVMFAMAIPLGLAREDKGVAAFSGFVGYAAMNLAVNFYLTAKGVDFDDAKAIAHYGIADVIGIQSIDTGLLGAVAVGIVVSLLHQRFRTQRMPDALAFFGGLRFVPIISALTLSVLGLLIPLVWPTFNGWITDLGRAIGHAGVFGPFFFGMGEVLLRPVGLHHILVAMFRFTDVGGSGAVCGDHVSGALNMFYAQLNCSKPPTAAVTDATHFLSQGKMAAYLGGLPGAALAMYHCARKSMRPEIKALLVSGVVACVVGGITEPLEFLFLFIAPWLYLLHAVLVGLGFLAAAVLGVFIGNTDGNVIDWLVFGVLQGTTTKWYLVPVIAAVWFAVYYFLFRWAIVRFDLKTPGREEEAEEAEPAEEADESGAPRELVAGKYDAVAILDAIGGADNITSLDNCITRLRLTVEDAERVNEPRLKKLGAVGVVKLDAHTVQVVIGPQVQSVKDAIATMVPVG, via the coding sequence ATGCAGAAGACCAAGGCCGCGCTCTGGGAGTTCCTCCAGAGCCTCGGCAAGACGTTCATGCTCCCCGTGGCGCTGCTCGCGTTCTGCGGCATCATGCTGGGCATCGGCTCCTCGCTCTCCAGCGACGCCGTCACCGGCAACCTGACCTTCCTTCAGGGCCAGGGCTTCCACCTGGTCTTCACGTGGATGGCCAACACCGGCCAGGTCGCCTTCCAGTTCCTGCCCGTGATGTTCGCGATGGCCATTCCCCTCGGGCTCGCCCGCGAGGACAAGGGCGTGGCCGCCTTCTCCGGCTTCGTCGGCTATGCCGCGATGAACCTGGCGGTGAACTTTTACCTCACCGCCAAGGGCGTGGACTTCGACGACGCGAAGGCGATCGCCCACTACGGCATCGCCGATGTCATCGGCATCCAGTCCATCGATACGGGGCTCCTCGGCGCGGTCGCCGTTGGCATCGTTGTCAGCCTGCTTCACCAGCGGTTCCGTACGCAGCGGATGCCCGACGCGCTGGCCTTCTTCGGTGGCCTTCGCTTCGTGCCGATCATCTCCGCGCTCACGCTGAGCGTGCTCGGTCTGCTCATCCCGCTGGTGTGGCCGACGTTCAACGGCTGGATCACCGACCTGGGCCGCGCGATCGGTCATGCGGGGGTCTTCGGACCGTTCTTCTTCGGCATGGGCGAGGTGCTGCTGCGCCCGGTGGGCCTGCACCACATCCTCGTCGCGATGTTCCGCTTCACGGACGTCGGCGGCTCGGGCGCGGTGTGCGGGGACCATGTCTCCGGCGCCCTGAACATGTTCTACGCGCAGCTGAACTGCTCCAAGCCGCCCACGGCCGCCGTCACCGACGCCACCCACTTCCTGTCGCAGGGCAAGATGGCGGCCTACCTCGGCGGTCTGCCGGGCGCCGCGCTCGCGATGTACCACTGCGCCCGCAAGAGCATGCGCCCCGAGATCAAGGCGCTCCTGGTCTCGGGTGTCGTGGCCTGTGTCGTCGGCGGCATCACCGAGCCGCTGGAGTTCCTGTTCCTGTTCATCGCGCCGTGGCTGTACCTCCTGCACGCCGTCCTCGTCGGTCTCGGCTTCCTCGCCGCCGCCGTCCTCGGGGTGTTCATCGGCAACACGGACGGCAATGTCATCGACTGGCTCGTCTTTGGTGTCCTTCAGGGCACGACCACCAAGTGGTATCTGGTGCCGGTCATCGCCGCCGTGTGGTTCGCCGTCTACTACTTCCTGTTCCGCTGGGCCATCGTGCGCTTCGACCTCAAGACGCCGGGGCGCGAGGAGGAGGCGGAGGAGGCGGAGCCCGCGGAAGAAGCGGACGAGTCCGGGGCCCCGCGTGAGCTGGTCGCCGGGAAGTACGACGCGGTGGCGATCCTCGACGCGATCGGCGGCGCCGACAACATCACGTCCCTCGACAACTGCATCACCCGGCTCCGGCTGACGGTCGAGGACGCGGAGCGCGTGAACGAGCCGCGCCTGAAGAAGCTGGGCGCCGTCGGCGTCGTGAAGCTCGACGCGCACACCGTGCAGGTGGTCATCGGCCCGCAGGTGCAGTCCGTGAAGGACGCCATCGCCACGATGGTCCCGGTGGGCTGA
- a CDS encoding MalY/PatB family protein, producing MRHTSPDSPGYEFDTVVDRHGTWCTQWDYVEDRFGVPDLLPFTISDMDFETAPEVLAALRARLDHGVLGYSRWRHDDFLSAIVDWYATRHDTPVDPQSIVYGPSVIYQVGQLLRLWSRPGDGVVAHAPTYDAFPKTVAAHERRLLTCAVDDWAELERLLSLPDTSVLLLCSPHNPTGHVWTAAELDRMAELCARHDVAVISDEIHSDLAHPPAVHRPWALHAGSGTRWAVVTSASKSFNIPALTGSYGIVGDPDSRDAYLRRLKEADGLSSPAVLSVVGHIAAYREGGTWLDALGTYLRGNLSYVAQRLAEAFPELGWTPPEAGYLAWIDLRPLGVDEEALQRELVERQRVAIMPGTAYGAAGHVRLNVGCPRSKVERGVSALIDGVRAIR from the coding sequence GTGCGACACACCTCACCGGACTCCCCCGGCTACGAGTTCGACACCGTCGTCGACCGGCACGGCACCTGGTGCACGCAGTGGGACTACGTCGAGGACCGTTTCGGCGTGCCGGACCTGCTGCCGTTCACGATCTCCGACATGGACTTCGAGACGGCTCCCGAGGTCCTGGCGGCGCTGCGAGCCCGGCTCGACCACGGCGTGCTCGGCTACTCCCGCTGGCGCCACGACGACTTCCTGTCCGCGATCGTCGACTGGTACGCCACCCGGCACGACACCCCCGTGGACCCGCAGTCGATCGTCTACGGCCCCTCCGTGATCTACCAGGTCGGTCAGCTGCTGCGCCTGTGGTCACGTCCCGGCGACGGCGTCGTCGCGCACGCTCCGACGTACGACGCGTTCCCGAAGACCGTGGCCGCGCACGAACGGCGGCTGCTCACCTGCGCGGTGGACGACTGGGCGGAGCTTGAGCGGCTGCTGTCGCTGCCGGACACCTCGGTGCTGCTGCTGTGCTCCCCGCACAATCCCACCGGTCACGTGTGGACGGCGGCGGAGCTCGACCGCATGGCCGAGCTGTGCGCGCGCCACGACGTGGCGGTCATCAGCGACGAGATCCACTCGGACCTCGCCCACCCGCCCGCCGTCCACCGGCCGTGGGCGCTGCACGCAGGCTCCGGCACCCGCTGGGCGGTCGTCACGTCCGCGTCGAAGTCCTTCAACATCCCGGCGCTGACCGGCAGTTACGGCATCGTCGGGGACCCCGACTCCCGGGACGCGTACCTGCGGCGGCTCAAGGAGGCCGACGGTCTGTCGTCCCCCGCGGTGCTGTCCGTGGTCGGCCATATCGCGGCCTACCGGGAGGGCGGCACCTGGCTGGACGCGCTCGGCACGTACCTGCGCGGCAATCTGTCCTACGTGGCGCAGCGCCTGGCAGAGGCGTTCCCCGAGCTGGGCTGGACGCCACCCGAAGCCGGCTATCTCGCCTGGATCGACCTGCGCCCCCTCGGTGTGGACGAGGAGGCGCTCCAGCGCGAGCTGGTCGAGCGGCAGCGGGTGGCGATCATGCCGGGTACGGCGTACGGCGCCGCCGGCCATGTGCGGCTCAATGTGGGCTGCCCGCGCTCCAAGGTGGAGCGCGGGGTGAGTGCCCTCATCGACGGTGTACGCGCGATCCGCTGA